One Pectobacterium cacticida genomic window, ACCCCCACCAGCGATGGCGCACACCCGCCGGTGACGCCGGAAAATGCGCATCCGTTGCAGGCTTACTGGGGCATGCCGCGCCGCATCGAATTGGATTTCACCACGCTACAGGCCGGAGCATGCGATCTGTGTGGTACGCAATCCACGACATTGCTCACGCAGTATCGCAGCAAAAACTATGGCATCCAGTACGACCGTTGGCGACACCCGCTTTCGCCGTACCGCCGCGCGCTGAAAGGCGACGACGCTCCGTTTCTATCGGTAAAAGGGCAGCCGGGCGGGTTGGCGTATCGGGATTGGTTAGGGTTGATGATGGTGGTGGAAGATAAGCTTAATCACACTTATCCCGCTACGGTCGTACAGCACAACGTCCGGCGGGATGAACTGCGTAGGGACTCTGGGTTGTGGTGTTTTGGTTACGATATGGACAACATGAAGGCGCGTTGTTGGTATGAGCACCATGTTCCGCTGCTGTTTGCCTCCGATCATTTTCGCGATGATCTTCTTGCGCAACGGGAATATAAAGACCATTTGCAACTGGCGGTGGAGCTGGCGCGTGACAGCGCCACGCTGTTGCGTCAGATGATTAAGGAAGCCTGGTTTTCGCGCCCCAAGGATGCAAAAGGGGATTTTAGCGCTATTGATGTCGCGTTCTGGCAGGAAACGCAGCCCGGTTTTATGCGGTTATGCCAGTCGTTGTCTCAGGGGGATACTCCCGCCAGAGCGCTGAAAACGTGGCGACAGCAGATTTATCGTTACCTGCTGGATAACTACGATGCCCGCGTGTTTAGCAATCCAGATGAACACCGCGATTTGGCTAGAGCGGCGGGAACACGGAAAAAACTGAGCGCGTTTTTCGGTAAACAGAAAGCGGCAGACACCATTAAACAAATGCAGGAGGCAGTGGATGGCAAACACGGCTGACTTTTTGGTCATCAACAAGGATGACGCAAAAAAGATTAATGATTGGTTCGATGCGTTACAACATCGTCACGGTTTCGCCGGCAACGGTCGCGCGCGTCGCGCAGAACTTCGTCGGGCTAAGTCACCACCCTACGGCGTGCTGACCTGTCCGGGATACCACGATTTAGCGGGGAAGCTGGCGGATTATCTGAGACAGGAACATCACATTGTGGCGCTGGCGATTTTTGTTTCTGTCGCGGCACATGTCGAGAAAAATACCGCTAAGGATGGCAAAAAGAGCTTCGCAGCACAGTTGGGGGAAAAACAGGGAGGCGATCGTCCTTATCTTTCTCCTCTACGCTTTGAACGACTACAGCGGGCGCAAACGCCGGAAGAACTATATCGTCAGCTTTTCCGCGCCGTACAAATTCGCGGTGAGGCGGGCGTAAATCTCCCTTCGCTGGCAGACGGTATTTTCCTCTGGGTGGAAGAGTGGCAGGCGCGGCAGGAAAACCGTGCGCCGGAGATCCATCCCTTACGACGTAACGCCGTGCGCTGGGCGTGTGAATATGCGCAGGCGTCACAAGATATCACCCTTGATGAACCCACCACAGCAACGACAGCCTCAGATAAGGAATAACGGATGACCACTTTTATCCAGCTTCATTTTTTAACGGCTTACCCCTCATCCAATCTGAACCGTGACGACGCAGGGCGTCCGAAAACGGCGATGGTTGGCGGCATTGAGCGTTTGCGCGTTTCTTCGCAAAGCCTGAAACGCGCATGGCGCACTTCAGACGTGTTTGCTTCCGCGATGGAGGGGCATATTGGCACGCGTAGCCGCCGTCTCGGTCGAGAAGTCTATAACGCGCTGATTGCTGGCGGCATGACAGAAAAATTGGCCGATAAAGCGGCGCTGAGTATTGCCGCACAGTTTGGTAAACCGAAGAAAGAAGAAAAAGACAGCAAAGATCCGCTGGAAAAATATGATATCGAACAGCTTGCGCATATTAGCGTACAGGAACGGGCGTTAATCGATCGTCTGGTTGCTCAGTTAATCGAGCAAGCGCGTGAGCCAAACAGTGATGAGCTGAAATTGCTGCGTAAAGGGGCGACGAGCGTGGATATCGCGTTGTTTGGTCGGATGCTGGCTTCCAGCCCAGAGTTCAATGTCGAAGCCGCCTGTCAGGTGGCGCATGCGCTGGGCGTGAGCGCCGTCACTATTGAAGATGATTTCTTTACCGCGGTGGATGACCTGAATACGGCCGCTGATAGCGGGTCGGCGCATATGGGAGAACAGAGTTTTGCCTCGGCGCTGTTCTACCATTACGTTTGCATTAACCGCGATCTGCTATTGGAAAATCTGAATAATGACGACGATCTGGTGGCTCGTACGCTACGCGCTTTGGCTGAGACGGCGCTTACCGTATCACCCGGCGGCAAGCAAAATAGCTTCGCCAGTCGGGCGCTGGCAACCTATGCGCTGGCGGAAAAGGGCACCGATCAGCCACGCACCTTGTCGGTCGCTTTTTTCAAGCCTATTCGCAGCGACAATCAAGTGAATGATGCGATTGAATTGCTGCGCCAGCAAAAGGCCAAGTTTGATCGGGTCTATGCCTCCACGGGCAGCGTTCCTCACTATGAACTGAACGTAGAAGGCGGCAGTGAGGGCGGTTCGCTGCAAGGGTTGCTGGATTTTATCAGCCAGTAGGAGCGCAAGATGGATCACTATCTGGTTTTTCAGATCTATGCCCCGCTGGTGTCCTGGGGCGAAGCGGCGGTTGGCGAAGTGCGCCATACCTCGATGGTGCCAAGCCGTTCGGCCTTGTTGGGCCTGCTGGCGGCGGCGTTAGGCATCCGACGTGACGATAGCGCCAGGCTGGCCGTGTTCAACCAGCATTATCATATCGCCGTGCGGCCCTTGTCCGATCGTGAAACCTGGCTAACGGACTACCACACGGTGCAGATGCCGAAAGAAAACCGTAAAGTCCCACGCTATACCCGGCGTGACGAGCTGCGGCCGGAGGCCGGGCAAGCGCTGGAAACGATGCTGACTTCACGCGAATATCGCTGTGATGCCTATTACCATATCGCGATTAGCGCCACGCCGGGCGCGCCTTATTCGCTTACGGCATTGCGTGACGCACTGCAATCACCGGTATTTACGCTTTATTTCGGGCGTAAAAGCTGCCCGCCCGCGCTGCCGTTGGCCCCACATCTCTTTTCTGGCGACTTGGCAGAGGTCTGGCGGCAGGCAAGCCAAACCCCCGCCCTGAACGATCCCGCCTTGCGTTCGATCGGGTGTGCTGAAGGTGTGTGCTACTGGGAACAGGAAAGCGGCACGGGGCTAACGCCGCACTACCGCGTTGAGCGCAACGATCAGCCCGCCGATCGACGCCGTTGGCAGTTCACCTCTCGCGTACAATATGTCGGGCGAGCGAAGGGGGAGGGATAATGTATTTTTCCAGAATAACGCTGGACGTTAAGGCGCTGCCGCAGGCGATGGCGGAAAAACGGCGCCAGGCTGGCGGCTATGCCAGTCATCAATGGCTTTGGCAACTGTTTCCCGATCAACTACAGCGATCGTTTCTGTTTCGTGAAGAAGATCAGGGGATACAAAGCCTGTTTTATCTCCTTTCTGAACGGGCGCCACGGGCTGAACATAATCTATTTCGGGTGGAAACTAAACCGTACCAACCGCAGTGGCATGAGGGGATGACGCTGGCGTTTTCCCTGCGCGCTAATCCGGTGGTCACGCGGGACGGCAAGCGGAGCGATGTGCTAATGGATGCACGTTACCAGGCGCGAACCGACGGATTATCCGGCGAGGCATTATGGCGGCATCAGCAACAGCGCGCGTATGACTGGCTGGTACGCCAGGGGGAAAATGCGGGCTTTGCGATCGTGTCGGGGCGGGTCGATGGGTATCGCCGTCATCGCTTGGTTAAGCCGGGCCAGCCAGCGGCAATTATGTTCAGCAGTGTGGATTATGATGGCGTGCTTCGCATTACGGACGCTGAACGTTTTGCGCTGGCAGTCCAACTGGGGTTAGGTAAAAGCAAAGCACTGGGATGCGGCCTAATATTGCTGAAACGGGTGTAGTGTGCTCAGTGACAAGGAGTGTTAATCATGTATGTTCCACTCAATCCGATCCCGCTTAAGGATCGGGTTTCACTGATTTTTCTGCAATATGGGCAGATTGATGTCATCGATGGTGCGTTTGTGCTGGTAGATAAAACGGGGGTGAGAACGCACATTCCCGTAGGATCGGTGGCCTGTATTATGCTGGAGCCGGGCACACGGGTTTCTCACGCGGCGGTGCGATTGGCCGCGACCGTTGGTACGTTACTGGTGTGGGTTGGTGAAGCGGGCGTCCGACTGTATGCGTCAGGGCAACCCGGCGGCGCGCGGTCGGACAAGTTGCTTTATCAGGCCAAACTGGCTCTGGATGAGGAACTACGCCTGAAAGTCGTACGTAAAATGTTTGAACTGCGCTTTGGCGAACCGGCGCCAAGCCGTCGATCGGTCGAACAGCTAAGAGGGATTGAGGGGGCTCGCGTGCGCCAAACCTATACGCTATTGGCGCAGCAGTACGGGGTGAAATGGAATGGGCGTCGCTATGATCCGAAAGATTGGGCACGAGGCGATAAGGTCAACCAGTGTATTAGCGCGGCGACATCCTGTTTGTATGGCATTACGGAAGCCGCGGTGCTGGCGGCGGGCTATGCGCCTGCAATCGGGTTTGTCCACAGTGGTAAGCCACTTTCCTTTGTCTACGATATTGCCGATATCATCAAATTCGAGGGCGTGGTCGCGAAAGCCTTTGAAATTGCCGCGCGCAATCCTGCTGAACCCGATCGTGAAGTACGGCTTGCCTGTCGTGATATTTTCCGCAGCCAGAAAACGCTAAGTAAATTGAT contains:
- the casA gene encoding type I-E CRISPR-associated protein Cse1/CasA codes for the protein MFSLIEDPWLPAMFADGRVGNISPQQLPDDDIIDLAWPRADFQGAAYQLLIGLLQTAYAPADDEDWSEIWENGLGVDFPQALAALAPAMRFGAQKPAFMQDFATLDSDPTPISGLLIDAPGGNTLKLNKDHFIKRGTVNAVCPHCAAMALFTLQTNAPSGGQGHRTGMRGGGPLTTLLMPEATGVPLWKKLWMNVVTQAVIPKGKPDATVFPWLAPTPTSDGAHPPVTPENAHPLQAYWGMPRRIELDFTTLQAGACDLCGTQSTTLLTQYRSKNYGIQYDRWRHPLSPYRRALKGDDAPFLSVKGQPGGLAYRDWLGLMMVVEDKLNHTYPATVVQHNVRRDELRRDSGLWCFGYDMDNMKARCWYEHHVPLLFASDHFRDDLLAQREYKDHLQLAVELARDSATLLRQMIKEAWFSRPKDAKGDFSAIDVAFWQETQPGFMRLCQSLSQGDTPARALKTWRQQIYRYLLDNYDARVFSNPDEHRDLARAAGTRKKLSAFFGKQKAADTIKQMQEAVDGKHG
- the casB gene encoding type I-E CRISPR-associated protein Cse2/CasB, producing MANTADFLVINKDDAKKINDWFDALQHRHGFAGNGRARRAELRRAKSPPYGVLTCPGYHDLAGKLADYLRQEHHIVALAIFVSVAAHVEKNTAKDGKKSFAAQLGEKQGGDRPYLSPLRFERLQRAQTPEELYRQLFRAVQIRGEAGVNLPSLADGIFLWVEEWQARQENRAPEIHPLRRNAVRWACEYAQASQDITLDEPTTATTASDKE
- the cas7e gene encoding type I-E CRISPR-associated protein Cas7/Cse4/CasC; protein product: MTTFIQLHFLTAYPSSNLNRDDAGRPKTAMVGGIERLRVSSQSLKRAWRTSDVFASAMEGHIGTRSRRLGREVYNALIAGGMTEKLADKAALSIAAQFGKPKKEEKDSKDPLEKYDIEQLAHISVQERALIDRLVAQLIEQAREPNSDELKLLRKGATSVDIALFGRMLASSPEFNVEAACQVAHALGVSAVTIEDDFFTAVDDLNTAADSGSAHMGEQSFASALFYHYVCINRDLLLENLNNDDDLVARTLRALAETALTVSPGGKQNSFASRALATYALAEKGTDQPRTLSVAFFKPIRSDNQVNDAIELLRQQKAKFDRVYASTGSVPHYELNVEGGSEGGSLQGLLDFISQ
- the cas5e gene encoding type I-E CRISPR-associated protein Cas5/CasD, whose product is MDHYLVFQIYAPLVSWGEAAVGEVRHTSMVPSRSALLGLLAAALGIRRDDSARLAVFNQHYHIAVRPLSDRETWLTDYHTVQMPKENRKVPRYTRRDELRPEAGQALETMLTSREYRCDAYYHIAISATPGAPYSLTALRDALQSPVFTLYFGRKSCPPALPLAPHLFSGDLAEVWRQASQTPALNDPALRSIGCAEGVCYWEQESGTGLTPHYRVERNDQPADRRRWQFTSRVQYVGRAKGEG
- the cas6e gene encoding type I-E CRISPR-associated protein Cas6/Cse3/CasE, with translation MYFSRITLDVKALPQAMAEKRRQAGGYASHQWLWQLFPDQLQRSFLFREEDQGIQSLFYLLSERAPRAEHNLFRVETKPYQPQWHEGMTLAFSLRANPVVTRDGKRSDVLMDARYQARTDGLSGEALWRHQQQRAYDWLVRQGENAGFAIVSGRVDGYRRHRLVKPGQPAAIMFSSVDYDGVLRITDAERFALAVQLGLGKSKALGCGLILLKRV
- the cas1e gene encoding type I-E CRISPR-associated endonuclease Cas1e; the encoded protein is MMYVPLNPIPLKDRVSLIFLQYGQIDVIDGAFVLVDKTGVRTHIPVGSVACIMLEPGTRVSHAAVRLAATVGTLLVWVGEAGVRLYASGQPGGARSDKLLYQAKLALDEELRLKVVRKMFELRFGEPAPSRRSVEQLRGIEGARVRQTYTLLAQQYGVKWNGRRYDPKDWARGDKVNQCISAATSCLYGITEAAVLAAGYAPAIGFVHSGKPLSFVYDIADIIKFEGVVAKAFEIAARNPAEPDREVRLACRDIFRSQKTLSKLIPLIEDVLSAGGITPPLPPDDAQPPAIPEPTPFGDSGHRGRG